In Physeter macrocephalus isolate SW-GA unplaced genomic scaffold, ASM283717v5 random_1625, whole genome shotgun sequence, the following proteins share a genomic window:
- the LAT2 gene encoding linker for activation of T-cells family member 2 isoform X1, with amino-acid sequence MSGWQLAPAQGHVRSVGTRWAGRGASGSPGSESWGAGSPSSLSPWSVPPCPSVLSLCPWGCGRPGPGSAQLHAFPGKGSSRSLQRPGPIPWSGRPGQGPWWTRPPTRHQQGRTSCCSSPPASRILHPPGTRTSAKEVDADQMQPTSTPSPGTISIVGGSRSPRKMKMTPIPTRTCSSVSQRKPNQGTRGLRIIRTRHTSSSGGSPGESWRRSRGKHLPPR; translated from the exons ATGTCTGGCTGGCAGCTGGCTCCAGCCCAGGGCCATGTGAGAAGTGTGGGCACGCGGTGGGCAGGCAGGGGTGCATCAGGAAGCCCTGGATCTGAGTCCTGGGGGGCTGGCAGCCCCTCCTCACTCTCGCCCTGGTCTGTCCCTCCCTGTCCGTCTGTCCTGTCCCTCTGTCCCTGGGGCTGTGGGAGGCCAGGCCCTGGCTCAGCACAGCTCCATGCGTTTCCAGGCAAGGGAAGCAGCAGAAGTTTGCAGCGGCCCGGACCTATACCT TGGTCAGGGAGGCCTGGCCAGGGCCCCTGGTGGACACGGCCTCCAACGCGGCATCAGCAAG GAAGGACAAGCTGCTGCAGTTCTCCCCCAGCCTCGAGG ATCCTTCATCCTCCAGGTACCAGAACTTCAGCAAAG gAAGTAGACGCAGATCAGATGCAGCCTACAT CCACCCCTTCGCCAGGGACTATTTCGATTGTGGGCGGTTCCAGAAGCCCCCGGAAG ATGAAGATGACACCAATTCCTACGAGAACGTGCTCATCTGTGAGCCAAAGAAAACCGAATCAG GGGACGAGGGGTCTGAGGATTATCAGAACTCGGCATACATCCAGCAGTGGCGGGAGTCCAGGAGAGTCGTGG AGACGGTCCCGAGGGAAGCACCTCCCTCCCCGGTAG
- the LAT2 gene encoding linker for activation of T-cells family member 2 isoform X2 translates to MGADPELLWPGAALLLLLLGVAAGLCARCSRPGAKRSEKIYEQRSLQGKQQKFAAARTYTLVREAWPGPLVDTASNAASARKDKLLQFSPSLEDPSSSRYQNFSKGSRRRSDAAYIHPFARDYFDCGRFQKPPEDEDDTNSYENVLICEPKKTESGDEGSEDYQNSAYIQQWRESRRVVETVPREAPPSPVGSPDEDGGEPDYVNGDVAATKA, encoded by the exons ATGGGCGCGGACCCGGAGCTGCTGTGGCCGGGGGCGGccctactgctgctgctgctgggggtgGCGGCCGGCCTGTGTGCGCGCTGCTCCCGCCCAG GTGCAAAGAGGTCCGAGAAAATCTATGAGCAGAGGAGCCT GCAAGGGAAGCAGCAGAAGTTTGCAGCGGCCCGGACCTATACCT TGGTCAGGGAGGCCTGGCCAGGGCCCCTGGTGGACACGGCCTCCAACGCGGCATCAGCAAG GAAGGACAAGCTGCTGCAGTTCTCCCCCAGCCTCGAGG ATCCTTCATCCTCCAGGTACCAGAACTTCAGCAAAG gAAGTAGACGCAGATCAGATGCAGCCTACAT CCACCCCTTCGCCAGGGACTATTTCGATTGTGGGCGGTTCCAGAAGCCCCCGGAAG ATGAAGATGACACCAATTCCTACGAGAACGTGCTCATCTGTGAGCCAAAGAAAACCGAATCAG GGGACGAGGGGTCTGAGGATTATCAGAACTCGGCATACATCCAGCAGTGGCGGGAGTCCAGGAGAGTCGTGG AGACGGTCCCGAGGGAAGCACCTCCCTCCCCGGTAGGAAGCCCAGACGAGGACGGCGGGGAGCCCGATTATGTGAACGGGGACGTGGCAGCCACCAAAGCCTAG